The nucleotide window AATACATACCTATAggagaaaaaaagaaaaatataacaaatgattataagaaaaataattgtACTCCTAATAACCATGTACCATACATATATGAACATGTGAATAAAACAAATGTAAAACAAACTAACTATTATATTGTAGATGAAAATCAAAGTAAACATGTTAATTTATCTAACACATATCAacatgataataatttttatgatttatGTAATGAAACACCTCATCAtagtattaaaaaaagcAAATCAATAAAAACTCCCATTagttataaaaagaatatagAAGAATATCAAAGAATAGCTTGTTCTTCTTTCGAAAAAAAAACGTTTCATTCATCTTATaatttacataataaagAACACAAATACATAAACCATCCTTACTGTACTCCcataaaaacaaatataagaacaaataaattatcaccttatatatatgctgAAGAAAACAgtaaaaacaaaacaaaccacaatcatatatataattacacATTAAATGTTGAGGAAAAATATGgatttaatttatttaaaaaaagtaatcataaaataaaagacTTAACACATgattttaattatatttatatagggaacaatataaataatcaaaTAAATGTAAACCAAAATAATGAACAGAACAcaaacaaaagaaaaaatttttttttcttcttatttataaaacaagaatgtataaacaattttttaaaaattaaattactcatacataaaatgaaagaaaaaaaaaacaatcTTAAATTAATATCCTTGTTTCAAAATCaaatagataaatatatgaaaaatatggaatatatattattattaacaaCACATAAAGAAGAATTGATACCATTAAATgatttttatcttttagataaaaatatatatacaaaacgtttttattgtatacctatatatataaaaaaaaataatattctcATCAGACCAaattttttccatattaAATGGATTGTATATACACTAcaatcatttatattttataatttcttttttaaaaaaattaataaatatatgtgtacatatccattctttaattataaatatacccatttcaaaaattatacaaatcAACATAATCAAcaacaaaataatgatgaaaatgatatacaaacgtataatacaaatttttatgattactatatttttttccagcattatataataaaaaataaaatgaaatatgtAAAACATTTCCCTCATCATCTCATGTTAAACTTTAAAGATCTACAATCAACAAATATGAAGGATTACAAAAATGTCCATATACACATATCATCCATCTTTGTTTTAACACCaaacaaaatatatccAAGTGTAGATAATTACatgtattaaaatattatcaaacataagttatttttatccgtaaaataatatatatatatatatgtatatattatttccttACATTTTTTGCCCCTCATACTTTTCAAAACACGGCATCTTAcacatattatttgtatatattttatttcttatatttattatctcgttgtttttgtaatatgttcttttaacataacaaaaaaatacatacatatatatattgttatatttatcatttcaACTTTTTGATGAACATTTTGTTATGCATACATatagatttatatataatattttaacCATTCGAACATATGATcaatttttcaaatatatatatatatatatatcattttttatttttataccataatgtatataagcaaaattatatatataccttttattttattttattttatttttccttcACCTTTATAAAAGCAGGTGattaatataacatatatttatatatatttatattcttgtataagaaaaaaaaaataaaaaccCCATATAAACATGAttgtttataatttaataattcaaatatatttaagattctttatatgaaaataatgtatTCAAAAAActaaatgaaatataaacaacatattttgaatatacatttatatatatattataaaaaataaagaaaaaagaaacgtaaaagaaaacaaagaatacaaaattataatggaatataaaatataataaaaaataagatgcttcttcattaaaaaaaaaaaaaaaaaaaaaaaaatacatgatatatatatatatatatatattttatgtttatatatatttttagatatttttgaatcattgtatttttctatttttttttctttttttttatttttgtatgcactacatattataatattatttatatatatactatatttgtaatacatatattaataaatatatcattttatattataataatatttttcacatattactaataatataatatatatataatatataacattccaaaaaaaaaaaaaaaagaaaagaaaatattaatattttatataattatttaaagaacataaaattatatttttaaaatgatgaaaaaaagtGTTGATTATggaaataaaattaaatgtaCGAAAACTCATTaaatttatgaatataacaaaaaaaaNNNNNNNNNNNNNNNNNNNNNNNNNNNNNNNNNNNNNNNNNNNNNNNNNNNNNNNNNNNNNNNNNNNNNNNNNNNNNNNNNNNNNNNNNNNNNNNNNNNNaaaaaaaaaaaaaaaaaaaaaaaaaaaaaaaaaaaaaaaaaaaaaaaagaaaagaaaaaaaaatgtagatATTTGAAGATAACATTTTATTCTCaacaaattataaaatttttatatgtaacTCTAAACATGaaatataacatttaaatgtatattatatatatatatatatatatatgtatttcgtttcatattttgttatatatatgttcaaTATATAGGGAACATAATTTAAGATAtcaatttttatattttataattgttatatatttcatattttattactatatattttttatttcttttcttttatgtcatgtatataatgaatatcTTTTGGGggttaaaaaaaaaaaaaattaaaacagGTGCACTATATTACACACgcttctttttttttatttttttattttccaaCCACCACATATCTAATTTTATGaaatgtattataaaaatgaagattaagaaaaagaaattttgTATTCAGTTAAAAAttatagataatatataatttttatttttttcccaagattattttaatcattattataaatatatatatgaatgtaaatataaatgtgtaaatatatacatacaatttttttttttatttatatttatttgatgtattattcatacatatttctttaaaaaataattatatatgtataataaaattttctcatattattatatagtttttataattttttaaataataatatatacacatattatatatatatatatatatatatatgtcttattcatttttcatttgtcctattgtatacatataatatttatgtttcCTTTTGCAACAATACATTTGAATAACTTtcatatatacaaatatataataatattattccgtcgctttaaaattttttttttttttttctttttaaatatagaTTTATGTATgatcttatatatatatatataatccatgtaaatttatatgtttctTTTCTTATGTTTTATTACACACCAGTTTGTGTAAACATATGTAATTTGTGTATAAAAGTGTAATAATTCGATTCATATGGTTTATTTTTCCActaatatttttgatatatatatatatatatatatatatatatatatatatatatatatatatatatattatatatatatgataacATTGTAATTTGgttaattatatatagtatttattttattttattttaattttttttttttttttNNNNNNNNNNNNNNNNNNNNNNNNNNNNNNNNNNNNNNNNNNNNNNNNNNNNNNNNNNNNNNNNNNNNNNNNNNNNNNNNNNNNNNNNNNNNNNNNNNNNNNNNNNNNNNNNNNNNNNNNNNNNNNNNNNNNNNNNNNNNNNNNNNNNNNNNNNNNNNNNNNNNNNNNNNNNNNNNNNNNNNNNNNNNNNtatatatatatatatatatatatatatatatatatatatatatatattatatatatatgataacATTGTAATTTGgttaattatatatagtatttattttattttattttaatttttttttttttttttctttttttttttttttttacatttttattatatgtttattctttaattttatagcgcttttaattttaaatgaattaaatttttttttttttatttgaacTTTTGTAATGTTTCTATATTATGGCATTCATTTGTgtaaaataatcatatatatatatatataattttttattttaaaatattttttctattcttcattatgtcaatttttttcttccgtgatataataaatagaGGTCCCTCGTACTATATTAACAATGTtcaaaaatgaataaatatatatatatatatatgtgcaaGTATGATAATACCATTGTTATACGATTTGTGAAGCCAATATTGTCTCCgttatatcttttattttattttattttatttaatattgttttgttttattttgttttacTTTTTACAAAATGGAGAATTCAATTAGACATTCAATTGATATAAAGTCAGAAGATTTTGTAGTTATAATTGCCCTTCAGAATTTACAAacttttattatgattGGATATACAGCagtaaataaaatatatttaacatTCGATGTTGAATATTTATGGGCATTGTGTCTTGGgacattattatttatatattctttaattAGTTTTGTTGTAATAAGAACTTTTGTTTTATCAAAAATTGATATTGGAAAATATGTTTTagaaattttattttttataagtaTTATAGTTACCTGTACCTTATCTTTAATTATTGATTCATTTAAAATAGCTAATATgcaattattatttttttcatttgcTCTTACAGGATATGCATACTATAATTTAATAAccttgtttttttttagtgTAGCTGCAGGAATAttaatacaatataatttaaatatagGATCCTTTGGAGCTGACATTGatactttattttttattgatCTCTTatcttatattttacaaattATTGGAGGGAATATCTTATATTTTCGTGTCTATGAATTATGTTGTCTTTTAGTcatatcaaaaaaaaacccTTGTAAATATGTTGTAGCTTCAAAAAAAGTCAAGAACTtagaaaaacaaatattttcctcattaattaattcatatatatgttttaaatCGAAAACATATTCACACCTACCATATCCTAATGATTcgaaaaataataataacgCATCAATTGTAACttgtgaaaaaaaaaaaaaaaattcagTACTACATCATGAATATTCacatgaaaataaaaatagcCATTTTTCTAGTGATATTAATACTACAACacatcataatataaataataaaaataaagcaTATTTAAATTCAAAATGTACAACACCCTATAACTTATCTCTTAATAATAGTAACAGCAATGGTTACAATTCTGGGGAAAAAATTCTTACACACAATAtagttaaaaaaaaaattaaccaaaaagataaagaaaaagaaaaaaatgaatatttcCATTTGACTAgctcaaaaaaaaaaaaaaaaaataaaacaaaaataaataaaatttccAATATtgttcaaaaaaaaaaaagcaatactgtaaatatgaatattcctcaaaataattattttatattccCCATAAATGAAGACAACTACAAGGGGATAAGAACAGCGCGTGATATATCaacattaaaatataatgatgataaaaatgaaaatgagTATAACATTTCACAAAGAAAGAAGAATGAATCACAcgttataataaatatcgcaaataatgacaataataataataataatcataataataataataataataatgatgatgatgatgattatagttgtagtagtagtaatagtatttattgtaataaaaatgaatatacGTCTGATAATATCAGccattttaataattcaaaaatCAGCTCAAAATCAGGCaaaaatgataaagattcacaaaatatagaaaaggaacaaacaaaattaaaaaatattaaaagttCCAATAATCCATTTAACAATGAACAACAAAATGGTGTTATTACACAAAACTACAAAACTATATTGGAAAGAAAAGACAAAGAAGAAGACTCGCATATAATAGACTATTAccaaaataataataataataataatagtaatataaatttaacagaaaataaaattaataaaatgagAAATTGCTTACTCataaaatgttatattgataataaaaacaaggaaacagatgaaaataataaaatggataataataatttcataCCAGATGACCAAAAgcataaaataaaaaacattaCAGATAATGTATGTCAAATTGAAAAACAAAATCTATTTAATTTTgaagatgataataaaatatataataattgtaaattattaacgtgtaattataatatattaaataaaacatgtaatttatatgcttctaaaatattttcacAAAGTGACATCACTTTATATgaagatattattatgCAAAACGAAATAACaaatgaacaaataaaagatatatcaaaaaaaaaaaaaaaaaaaaaaaaaaaaaattgcAGTGTATATCccataaataaaatgaataaaaatgataaagataatgataataataatgataataataataataataatgatatatataataataatcatgacatatataataacaatgGTGATATCTTAACCTATGATGAAGACAAAAATATAGTATCCAACACATATATAGAAGaacaaaattatacaaCATTCATAACAGAAGATTTAAACCCATACAATTCAGACGATTCggtaaaattaaaaaatataaaaattgataaaaatatgttgTTATCAGAAGAAAGTGAATTATacgaaataaaaaaaaaagttttaggaaaaagatatgaagaagaaaaatataacaataataataataaaagtaaaaatagTATAATTTTCAAGAAATCGAAAAGTGCCATATGTATAGGAgatacaaaaataaataaaacaagtcataataatttttcaaataataaatatatacaaaataataaatatatacaaaataataaatatatacaaaatgataaatatatacaaaatgataaatatatacaaaacaataaatatgtacaaaataataaatatatacaaaataataaatatatacaaaataataaatatatacaaaataataaatttctTACAAGCAGTAAAAatttttctaataataatagtaacaGTGTTACATCCAAAACATTCTTAAGcaattatatacataaaacATCAAATTTAGATATTAgaaattcaaataatacAGCATCTTATagtaatataaacaaaagAATTAATATGAATACAAGACAAACATATGATATCTTAGATAAAATTATAGAATTAGATATTAGTAATCAGaccaaaaaaaaacaaaaaaaacataaaagaaaagatCTGTCTttatattcaaataaaaaaaaaatatatttctcatcaaaaaaaaatggttACAGATATAAATTCTTATTTATGAATAACCCCAAAGTTCAAATGTTATTTATGTCCTTACCAAAATGTTTACAAAATTTCTTTGATGTATCCAAAAAGGTACTTTttgatttaaaaaaaaaaaaaatactcATGCAAAATGCTACTTGGAAAAGTAAAATATTCATACCTGAAAGAAACCCATTAggaatatttaaaaatccaaaaatagaaaaatgGTATATATCATGGATGGatgaatttaataaaaatattatatgcaaaacatattatatacatatatacttaatcatatatataattctatTAGACTTATTAAcaacatataaattatatacatcTAACTGGATACGTAATCCATTAGGCTTTCAAACTTATGTACCATTTGttcttataaaattattaatgaatataatcatatatattttttatgtatttatatcatataaaaatataaaccaattatattatgatattaaaaaatattacttTTCGACACTTTTATTATGTCTATGCAAATTAATTTTAAGCttattagatatatatatagctATCTCTTCATTAGATTATTTTAAAAGCCcatattatgtttatatatatatacatatgttaATAATTCAAACATCCATATTACTAATAGTAAGATATCCAACacattatttattgtattttctatatattatatcctTCACATCTTTATATTGGTCTTTTTCAATCCACAAAGCATTTATGGAATTCCTCTTTATAATCGCTTGTGTATCATTTACAATAATATACTCTTATATTCTATGCTCAAGAACTTTAGAAATTAATAGAAGAAActtattttcaaaatatgAGCTaccatatttattatatcttaAGGAAATTGTATACTGTCTCAAGAAAAATCAAggtaaaaaatatgtgtAAAAGGGGAACAtgttatacatataataaatccgtataatataatatatatatatatatatatatatatatatttatttattttatttatctatcttcttatattaatatgaaataaatatcggaatacataaataaaaaataatatacacatatatatatattttatttatatattcatttatttatttttcacctttttaataaaaaaaaaaaaaaaaaaaatagataattccatacacatttatatgaataaaatttattccatttttacatttttcaAATTCAATTTctcatttaaaaaaaaaaaaaatttacaacatttttatttcatacaacaatgtttttttttttttttttccttttatgaataaattcttattttattatatcatgtatttttttgaacGAAAATACTCacacatatttataaacattttatctgacatatatataatatatatatatatatataattaaagtggatattattttaattattataaataaaatagagttttaaaaacttttaatcaaaaaatttaattacACAATATAAAAGTTGTAACTAATTTAGACACTCTATTTCATAATCgtatgaaaaaaaaaaataataaataacattgaccataaatgaaatacacatatataaatatatatatatatatatatatatatatatttttaattaaaaaaaaataataatatttttatattaaatgaaatacCTAATggtaaaaaaatatataaataatatatatgtatatatatatatatatatatatatatatatatatatatatatatatatattctttttttctatatgtatatataagcatatatacactttttaaattatggatttttttttttttttttttttcatttttataaaaaaataattactttatatattctttaaaataatatatatatatatatatttatttatataatactgtatgtttattttatattttttacatatatgttatttttcGTTTCAAATACATTTgcaaataaaaagaaaaatccttaatatttttttgacATTTGAAGGGACTAAATTGAAAGgattaatataatatattatatatatattctaatatataaaatataaatgcattttatataaataaaccttatatttaattataatataaagtttctatatttttttaaaagtaatatattaaaattatacaaagaagaaaaataaaatataaatataaatatatatatatatatatatatatatatatatatatatatatatatatatatatatatatatatatttatttatttatttatttatttattaatatatgtgtaaattatatttcatGCCTTTTATAATCAACTTCTAAATATGTTAGAGAAAATAGActtaaaataattatccgtatttttataattattgtaCAAAATGATATTAGTAAGAAAACATAATGctttaaaaagaaaaaatttttgtatgtatattatcattttaatgtttatacaatatattgtcattttctttttagAAAAATGCTTCAACTCGTCTAGCATCTAGCGAATTTAAATCACTTCCCAAACCGGTTAGTTAAAAAGAGCGTTATACGAATTAATCATATGTATAAACCTTTtaagataatatatatatatatatatatatatatatattgttttaaaaattttatttttttccagCCTTATGGTACTGGTGTAGTATTCCATGGAAGAATGCAACCAGTCAAATATGCCATCAAATTTTCAAgttacatttttataattttttctgGTTTTATGGGAGCTATGTCTggaaattttttttacaaaaaatatattctcAGAAAAAATCCCCCCAATGTAAGCAGAgcataaaatatatatatatataaataaataaataaataaatatatatatatatatatatatatatatatatatatatatatatatatatgtgtacaTTGATATGAATACCCAATTTTGTACCTattgatttatttatttattttatagCCTTTAAGAGACCCTAATGACTTACCACCAGAAAGACATCCTCATGCTCCTGAGGACGACTAAAATGAGAGCGACAATAAAAGAAGCCTTAAAATAAAAGCATATTTTAtcttacatatataaacatataacTGCTTATGTACACAttgttatattaataataacaagttataataatatatatatatatatatatatatatttctttttttttttttttgctcctacacttataatatattatccttttatttaattaaaaagtatagatttaatatatatatataatttaattatatcaCGGTATAAATAGGTAtacctttttatttatatattagttgaatttattatcttctCTTTTATCCaactatattatattataatttatttaaatatattaatgtatacatttttcaatgtgcattattttttctttattctaatctttttttttatgtaaacatattttaaaataatttaaaaaaaaaaaaattagaaaaaaaaaaaaaaaaacatcttacaaaataaaatatacatatatagtataaatatatatatttaccaaattgtttttttttcatcttatatttttccaaataaaatataacattgttgttatatatatgtgtatattattttacatccttcatttaaaatttttacttttttagtatataagatataagaatatttaGATGACTATTTGcataatatttcttatttcctttttttttttttttttttttttatttatgtgtttgtgtttaaagaattattttaaaaaaactgtcatttaaataagaagattaaataaagaactaaacatattataatattaaatatatttagaaGTTATTACCCATATGAggaatttatatatatatatatgtataaatttaatgaaataaatataatataacacattatttattatatatctttataattttatttgttcttatttcgtatattatatttgaatatatatatatatatatatatacatatacatatatgtttatatattttatttccttATTAATTACAAAATGCTAGGACatatgtaattttttttttttttttttttttttttttatattatatcatttaattttttattttggGTGAGACAACTACTTGGAAATGTTCTTATATTTCCTTCTCTTTTTATTCACGTTAActtatattaataatacattaaatataaaaaagaaaacacCCCTCTTTAAATTTCCATATTTTATtgatacatatataacatataataatagtaataagAGACGACGAATAAGAACCTTGCCTTATTTTGCAAGGAAAGAAACGAATCGTCATGTGATTTATAGAAAAAGATTTGAGAGAGATTTGAAGTATGCGCTACAatctatattttataaacaaggtattaaattaaattataaatatcataTCGATGAAGATATTATTGAGGGAATAAGTGTATATAAGGTTGAATTAAATTCAGATTGTTCTGTAGCTAAAGTTTTTGTTGAAATTATGGGAGATTCCATAGACGCAAGGCAGGTACACAAccaaaaattataaataaataaataaatatatat belongs to Plasmodium reichenowi strain SY57 chromosome 10, whole genome shotgun sequence and includes:
- a CDS encoding hypothetical protein (conserved Plasmodium protein, unknown function) → MENSIRHSIDIKSEDFVVIIALQNLQTFIMIGYTAVNKIYLTFDVEYLWALCLGTLLFIYSLISFVVIRTFVLSKIDIGKYVLEILFFISIIVTCTLSLIIDSFKIANMQLLFFSFALTGYAYYNLITLFFFSVAAGILIQYNLNIGSFGADIDTLFFIDLLSYILQIIGGNILYFRVYELCCLLVISKKNPCKYVVASKKVKNLEKQIFSSLINSYICFKSKTYSHLPYPNDSKNNNNASIVTCEKKKKNSVLHHEYSHENKNSHFSSDINTTTHHNINNKNKAYLNSKCTTPYNLSLNNSNSNGYNSGEKILTHNIVKKKINQKDKEKEKNEYFHLTSSKKKKKNKTKINKISNIVQKKKSNTVNMNIPQNNYFIFPINEDNYKGIRTARDISTLKYNDDKNENEYNISQRKKNESHVIINIANNDNNNNNNHNNNNNNNDDDDDYSCSSSNSIYCNKNEYTSDNISHFNNSKISSKSGKNDKDSQNIEKEQTKLKNIKSSNNPFNNEQQNGVITQNYKTILERKDKEEDSHIIDYYQNNNNNNNSNINLTENKINKMRNCLLIKCYIDNKNKETDENNKMDNNNFIPDDQKHKIKNITDNVCQIEKQNLFNFEDDNKIYNNCKLLTCNYNILNKTCNLYASKIFSQSDITLYEDIIMQNEITNEQIKDISKKKKKKKKKNCSVYPINKMNKNDKDNDNNNDNNNNNNDIYNNNHDIYNNNGDILTYDEDKNIVSNTYIEEQNYTTFITEDLNPYNSDDSVKLKNIKIDKNMLLSEESELYEIKKKVLGKRYEEEKYNNNNNKSKNSIIFKKSKSAICIGDTKINKTSHNNFSNNKYIQNNKYIQNNKYIQNDKYIQNDKYIQNNKYVQNNKYIQNNKYIQNNKYIQNNKFLTSSKNFSNNNSNSVTSKTFLSNYIHKTSNLDIRNSNNTASYSNINKRINMNTRQTYDILDKIIELDISNQTKKKQKKHKRKDLSLYSNKKKIYFSSKKNGYRYKFLFMNNPKVQMLFMSLPKCLQNFFDVSKKVLFDLKKKKILMQNATWKSKIFIPERNPLGIFKNPKIEKWYISWMDEFNKNIICKTYYIHIYLIIYIILLDLLTTYKLYTSNWIRNPLGFQTYVPFVLIKLLMNIIIYIFYVFISYKNINQLYYDIKKYYFSTLLLCLCKLILSLLDIYIAISSLDYFKSPYYVYIYIHMLIIQTSILLIVRYPTHYLLYFLYIISFTSLYWSFSIHKAFMEFLFIIACVSFTIIYSYILCSRTLEINRRNLFSKYELPYLLYLKEIVYCLKKNQGKKYV
- a CDS encoding hypothetical protein (conserved Plasmodium protein, unknown function), translating into MILKNASTRLASSEFKSLPKPPYGTGVVFHGRMQPVKYAIKFSSYIFIIFSGFMGAMSGNFFYKKYILRKNPPNPLRDPNDLPPERHPHAPEDD
- a CDS encoding hypothetical protein (conserved Plasmodium protein, unknown function), with the translated sequence MFLYFLLFLFTLTYINNTLNIKKKTPLFKFPYFIDTYITYNNSNKRRRIRTLPYFARKETNRHVIYRKRFERDLKYALQSIFYKQGIKLNYKYHIDEDIIEGISVYKVELNSDCSVAKVFVEIMGDSIDARQGYIWIKRNTKDIRYKLAQLIKERKRVPFLNFVLCNLSEQTQLLCEMENIKEYYSDLFKDELTNDTEE